From Myxococcales bacterium, the proteins below share one genomic window:
- the polA gene encoding DNA polymerase I, translating to MSAALPPPGDPKTLYLVDLSGYVFRAYHAIAPLSSSKGEVTHAVMGTVNMLQKVVNDRKPALFAVAMDSRTPSFRKSLDPRYKATRPPPPPDLVSQMVRCREVVDAYAIPVFQEDGLEADDLIAAVTSRALEDGLVVVVVSADKDLMQLVRDHDSRVVLWDSMRDRVYGPAEVAQKFGVPPSKLRDLLALTGDSSDNVPGVPSVGPKTAADLLNQFGTLDAIYTHLADVKRPKLREALAANEADARLSRTLVTLKADAEISWDPQALAYGGADVPRLRALFAELEFTRLRDMLDQANGERPAPSPARQGRDGEPNVAAPKAPPRPAPSALVRTQATLLEARALSALVDRARAKGRLGVAVLTAGSDDPMRASLVGVSLAVEEGEGHYLPLAHRTLGAPAQIALADVVKILGPVLSDPNVVKDAASGRFVEHVLERHGMPLGGRVFDPLLASYVLDPESPHALVDLATRELGVTLVAPQTGAKKKERRELDETDVESVLAYGGLLGDVTLSLARLLEVRVAQEGLAKLLDDVELPLARVLVKLEREGVRIDVARLEAVGERMVHELAALEIKAKELVGHDFSLRSRDQLEAILFDELGLPVVKRTPKGGRSTDAAVLDELSDKHPLPAVIVEHRELDKLKGTYVEALPRVVNPETGRIHTRFEQTVAATGRLSSVDPNLQNIPIRSAVGREIRGCFVAKEGHAIVSADYSQIELRLLAHLSDDPMLARAFASGEDVHAFTASQVFDVPLADVTKDMRRKAKAINFGVIYGMGESALGKQLGIPRAEAARFIEAYFARYVGVRVFLEKTVADAKRGEAVHTILGRRRFLPNLHSANRGLRFEAERIAKNTPIQGSAADVMKLAMLALDREPVSPGARMLLTVHDEIVFEVPHGEVDLACRRAKATMEGVISLRVPLVVDASSGPDWASAH from the coding sequence GTGAGCGCAGCCCTGCCGCCTCCGGGCGATCCCAAGACCCTCTACCTCGTGGACCTCTCGGGGTACGTCTTCCGGGCCTACCACGCGATCGCGCCGCTCTCGTCGTCCAAGGGCGAAGTGACCCACGCGGTCATGGGCACCGTCAACATGCTCCAGAAGGTCGTCAACGACCGCAAACCCGCGCTCTTCGCCGTGGCGATGGACTCGCGCACCCCGAGCTTCCGCAAGTCGCTCGATCCCCGGTACAAGGCGACGAGGCCGCCCCCGCCCCCCGACCTCGTGTCGCAGATGGTGCGATGTCGCGAAGTGGTCGACGCCTACGCGATCCCGGTCTTCCAGGAAGACGGGCTCGAGGCCGACGATCTCATCGCCGCGGTCACGAGCCGAGCCCTCGAGGACGGGCTCGTCGTCGTCGTCGTCAGCGCCGACAAGGACCTCATGCAGCTCGTACGGGACCATGACTCCCGTGTCGTGCTTTGGGACTCGATGCGCGATCGGGTCTACGGGCCTGCGGAGGTCGCGCAGAAGTTCGGGGTCCCGCCGAGCAAGCTCCGCGACCTCCTCGCTCTCACCGGGGACTCGAGCGACAACGTCCCGGGTGTTCCGAGCGTCGGGCCGAAGACCGCGGCCGATCTCTTGAACCAGTTCGGGACTCTCGATGCGATCTACACGCACCTCGCGGACGTGAAGCGCCCGAAGCTCCGCGAGGCGCTCGCGGCCAACGAGGCCGACGCGCGCCTCTCGCGGACGCTCGTGACGCTGAAGGCGGACGCCGAAATCTCCTGGGATCCCCAAGCTTTGGCCTATGGCGGGGCCGACGTCCCGCGGCTCCGTGCCCTCTTCGCCGAGCTCGAGTTCACGCGCCTCCGCGACATGCTCGACCAGGCGAACGGCGAGAGGCCCGCGCCCTCGCCCGCGCGACAGGGCCGCGACGGGGAGCCCAACGTCGCCGCCCCGAAGGCCCCGCCCCGCCCCGCCCCGTCGGCCCTCGTGCGCACGCAGGCGACCCTCCTCGAGGCTCGTGCGCTCTCGGCGCTGGTCGACCGAGCCCGCGCGAAGGGGCGCCTCGGCGTGGCGGTGCTCACGGCGGGGAGCGACGACCCGATGCGCGCGTCGCTCGTCGGCGTCTCGCTCGCCGTCGAAGAGGGCGAGGGGCACTACCTGCCGCTCGCGCACCGAACCCTGGGCGCCCCCGCGCAAATCGCGCTCGCGGACGTCGTGAAGATCCTCGGCCCCGTGCTCTCCGACCCGAACGTCGTCAAGGACGCGGCGAGCGGTCGGTTCGTGGAGCACGTGCTCGAGCGTCACGGCATGCCGCTCGGAGGTCGGGTGTTCGACCCGCTGCTCGCGAGCTACGTTCTCGATCCCGAGAGCCCGCACGCGCTCGTCGACCTCGCGACCCGCGAGCTCGGTGTGACCCTCGTGGCCCCGCAGACAGGCGCCAAAAAGAAGGAGCGCCGAGAGCTCGACGAGACCGACGTCGAGTCGGTGCTCGCGTACGGGGGCCTCCTCGGAGACGTCACCCTCTCGCTCGCGCGGCTGCTCGAGGTCCGGGTCGCGCAGGAGGGCCTCGCGAAGCTCCTCGACGACGTGGAGCTGCCGCTCGCGCGGGTCCTCGTGAAGCTTGAGCGCGAAGGCGTGCGGATCGACGTGGCGCGCCTCGAGGCCGTCGGCGAGCGCATGGTCCACGAGCTCGCCGCGCTCGAGATCAAGGCGAAGGAGCTCGTCGGGCACGACTTCTCGCTGAGGTCGCGCGATCAGCTCGAGGCCATCCTCTTCGACGAGCTCGGGCTGCCCGTCGTGAAGCGGACCCCGAAGGGCGGCAGGAGCACGGACGCGGCCGTCCTCGACGAGCTGTCCGACAAACACCCACTGCCCGCCGTGATCGTCGAGCACCGCGAGCTCGACAAGCTGAAGGGCACGTACGTCGAGGCGCTCCCGCGCGTCGTGAACCCGGAGACCGGGCGGATCCACACACGCTTCGAGCAGACCGTGGCGGCCACGGGGAGGCTCTCGTCCGTCGATCCGAACCTCCAGAACATCCCGATCCGGAGCGCCGTCGGGCGCGAGATCCGAGGGTGCTTCGTCGCGAAGGAGGGCCACGCGATCGTGTCGGCCGACTACTCGCAGATCGAGCTCCGCCTCCTCGCGCACCTCTCGGACGATCCCATGCTGGCGCGCGCCTTCGCGAGCGGCGAGGACGTGCACGCGTTCACGGCCTCGCAGGTGTTCGACGTGCCCCTCGCCGACGTCACGAAGGACATGCGCCGCAAGGCGAAGGCCATCAATTTCGGCGTGATCTACGGCATGGGCGAGTCCGCGCTCGGCAAGCAGCTCGGCATCCCTCGCGCCGAGGCCGCGCGCTTCATCGAGGCGTACTTCGCGAGGTACGTAGGTGTGCGTGTCTTCCTCGAGAAGACCGTCGCCGACGCGAAGCGGGGCGAGGCGGTCCACACCATCCTCGGCCGTCGGCGCTTCTTGCCGAACCTCCACTCGGCGAACCGTGGCCTTCGGTTCGAGGCCGAGCGCATCGCCAAAAATACGCCCATCCAGGGCTCCGCGGCCGACGTCATGAAGCTCGCGATGCTCGCCCTCGACCGCGAGCCCGTGTCCCCCGGGGCGCGCATGCTGCTCACCGTGCACGACGAGATCGTGTTCGAGGTCCCCCACGGCGAGGTCGACCTCGCGTGCCGTCGCGCGAAGGCCACCATGGAGGGCGTGATTTCGCTCCGCGTGCCGCTCGTCGTCGACGCGTCCTCGGGCCCCGATTGGGCGTCGGCGCACTGA